ctatgtcgttttggggaagaaattcaaactcagaacttTTATATTCACAATATAAATGAGAttaacaaactgttctcagaggaaaaaaaggtccccagaactctgtttgaagccagaacaggtggcagggtccgccacttgTAAACAAAGTGTGTTGCTCTTTAAGAGCTCTTTAACACGTTTTgggtttggtgtgtttttttttatctgtggttatttttttctgtgaagcagTTCGTAACCTTGTTTAGAAAAATGCTATGTAAATATAATCATTAtgattatttaacatttaatattctGTCATTTAACACATCACAGGAGGCGCACCAagcaaacatttctttacactGATCGGTTTCATTTCTCTCTCGTCATGTAAAAAcgtttgaatgttgttttgttctcttACACAGGTCTCATcaacacagcaaacagcatcacatcCCAGTCATCAAACTACACAGCAGATGTCCCCTACTCTTCTGGAAGAGCTACTGATGGGGATATGAAATGTGCTCACACCAAAGACGAGCTGGGGAACCACTGGTGGAGAATTGACCTGCTGGGTGTCTACGACATTTCTTGTATCAGCATCAACTCCAGAAACTGTGATAATGTGGTCGGTGCTCAGATCCACATCGGGAACTCTCGTGAGAACAACGGCaccaacaacaaaatgtaaaaccaaCATGTTACTTTAAATAGCTTCACATTTTCAAGCTTCTGTACGTCCAGTATTTTTGTTCTGCATGTGATGTGTCCATGATCGGCCTCAAGGGTTAGAACTGACAGAAACATACTGAATGCTGCAGAATTGAACCTTGAATATAACAGATGTGGTGAAACCTAACAAAAGGTTCAGGATTATGGGCGGAGACTGTTTCTGTGTCATGGTGTGTTTGATGCCCAGGTGACTGTGGGACTTTCTACCTTTGTCAGCTTCttcagagccaatcagagatTTCATCCCACAGAACCATCACTCTTCAtgtcctgtctgtttctctctctcatactgtgttcgtctttctctttctttcagctgtacaaacatcacaaacttcGAAGGAGGGCAGTGGAATGACTTCACTTGTACTGAACAAGTTTCAGGGCGCTACGTCACCGTGTTCTTTccagaaaaaaaggctttgatTCTGTGTGAAGTGAAGATCTGCGGCAAGAAAAAAGGTAGtagaaatgttctgatccacatgcacacattcagTAACTGATGGTAGACAGGGATGAGTTCAGTGTCTCCATTACAGTAACATGTTGACAAGAAGTGTATTCATACAAAAGCAGAGAACAAAATGACCGACAGGAGACAAAATCCCTTGAAAGTGTCATGTGATTCCAAGAGGGAACAGACGAGCCGGGCGGTtctacagaaacatttttatgtgCAGTTGGAGAAGATGATATTATTCTCATCTCACATCCTTGTTCTCTGTTTTGTCCCTTTGACTTTTACTTATCCGTGTCGTGTATGCTCCATAATAACCCTGTTCAGTGCTTCCATACTCAGTTTTAATTCACATCAGACATTTATCTATTTGTAGAGTCACCCTTTGAGCTGatcaaggagaagaagacatgGGAACATGCCCTGGAGTactgcagggagagaaagatggaCCTGGCTACCATCCTCGATGAAGACGACCAGACCCTGGCTGAGCTGGAGGCCCGGAGAGCCGACACTCCCTTCTTGTGGCTGGGCCTCCACTACACCTGCATCCTGGAGGTTTGGTTCTGGGTGGCTGATCATCGCTTGGAGTTCAACCGCTGGGCTCCAGGGGAAAAAACAGGAGATTGTGACAGGAGCGCTGTCATGGAAAGAGCTGAGGGCCATAAGTGGTTCAGCAAGTCTGACTACGATGAGTTCAATTTCATCTGTCAGAAGTTTCAGTTTTCTCAGCGCCGCAGATATAACTGACCCTGCAGTCATCTCAGTAGTTTAACTCCATATTTTAGGACGTGCATGCGCTTTAACTTTATAAGATGTGTTTGAACTGAATCCAtaatactgtgtttatattataaTCCATGTGGTGATGATATCATGTTGCGTTGTTCTGAGGTATGTGTCCACAGGATCCGTCATTTTCACGCTTCTCGTTCACTGTCTTTGCAGGAAGCCCCGCGATGCGTTCAGGTAACGGCGCGCCATGTTTCATGAGACGCTTTTTTTAATACTAAAATGTCTTCAGGAACACGTCTGCAAACGGCTAATCGAGTAACATTCGTCCAATCGGGTGCAGCCGGTGTTTACGCAGCCTGTTTTTTCGTCAGGTGTGAAAAAATGACGCGTCTGTGGACACGTACCCTGAGATCTGTTTGCTTCCACTTAATCACTGATGTtaaaatcaatcaaactttattcatGTAGCAGCTTTGAAATTTAAGAATAATATGTGTGATTATATATATGGCATATAGGAATAATTAGAACAACAGTAAAAAGTATACAGGCTATgatgaaaactaaataaatttAAACAAGTATAAGAATTGAATCCATGAGACGTTACATAAAGGTCAGACTGAAACGACGAGGGAACATTTTGTAACGTCCCGTCACTTTTAAATCTTTTATCTTGTTAAACCTTCgctgatataaaacatttgcagcagacagtttgtgttttgaagACATTCTCTGTACATGTTGTCTCTCTGAATGCAAACGTGCCTTTTTTTACtatattagttttttttgtgtgcaaataaaaagtCGAAATAAAGTTAAAAGTTGAGACGTTCTTTGAATGATTCCTTCTCTTCATTTGTCTTCAGTGAGTCCATCTGACGCTCCCACTCAGCTGTTAGCAGGTTACAGTTCACTGACCCTGAAAGCATGAAGGCTAACCAGAGTGTTAGCTTGGAAGATACGAGCTCGGAGGTGTAGGATGATGCTCAAATCTGTTTTATTCGTACAGccacaaaatcacaatcacgttGCCTCAGTGAACTTTTATGATCTGTACATcaaacaacatcctctgtcctcagaccctcgattAGATGAACAGAGTTATTTTCTGATTGTGTGACGGCGGTTAGCTTCATCCTGTCAGCCACGCCCACAACCCCCCTCGGCCATGTTCAGACAGACGCAGGCCTGCAGCTCTCCTGATTGGCTCCCTGTTTGTGTTTGGCCACTTCCTCTTGCTCCTGGTTGGCTCCCTGTCTATGATTAGCTCCTCcctcagtgagtgtgtgtgtgtgtgtgtctcctccctcagtgtgtgtgtggttgatgCTCCGCCCgcctgctgctgtcaatcatcctgcacacctgcagctcttcatcagCTCACCTGTGTGGTACCGTTCTGACCCGGCTGTGCTCCAGCTCACTGTGTTGTTGGACTAAAACTCTTGATTGTCTGATTGATACTTGCTCTCCTGTCCTTTCCTGTCCAGTCCACATCAGCCTCCTTCAACAATCTCCACAATGAtattataatttaagatgattgtttttttgttttgttttttcagatagagtttaatatttatttgtcTTGGTTTTGCTGATGTTCTGCGTTGATCTCCTGCCCTCCAATCACAGAGATGTAACAAACTGTCATGTTAGTCATTAAAGCAGATGTGAGAAACTGTCATTTCATGTTGGGCTGGTCTCTCATGAGGTCGGTCAGTTCTGCAGGGACCACAATTCCGGACCTGATAGCATCCACGTCACACTTCAGCATGAACACTTTAGTCACCTGCAGCTCGGTAGTCGTGGTAGAGCGTGTGAGGAGCTGGCCAGGGTTCAAATCCCACCTGTGTGTCACCTCTCCTCCCTGAAATCACTTAAAAACAGAGACCCAGTTACAGCCTGAACACACGACCCTCACTCAGATGAACCGGACTACTGCTGGTGGTCGAGCTAACGAAGGCTCTGGGACACGTGGCAGGTGGTCATCGGCCTCTGCAtgaacaccaaacttcacctcgaggagaagagaagatttgtttatgaaaatgtattgtatttttacACACACAGCGTATTATGCATGTAAATATCTTGCTCTCTTACTGTAGATGTAAATTATCAGTGACCAGAAGAGGTGACATCAGTGAGATCAGTCTATTTCCCAGCAGGAAGGGTGACGAGTACGAAtacagctgcaggagagagcATCAGTcactgtggagagaggaggtgaacaAGGTGAGTGAGGTCAGAACAACCTCAGCTGTCTTTTACCTTCACAGAGTCCTCACAGAGTCTTTCTCCGTCTTATAGAAGTAAATATAGATTCATTAGTGCAGTTAAAGTCGTTGGTTGAGCTGTCTGTGGTCGTCTGTGTCCAACATTTAACTGATATCGATGCTTCTGTATTTTCTCCTCCACAGTCAAGATGCTGTGGCGTCTGTTGTTCATCGCTCTGATCGGTAAGCAgctctttttaaaatgactccTACACAGAATGAGACGCAGGGCCCATCCACAAAACTGTGAATCAGGGATTTTAAACTAAAGTCCTTATTTATCGTCTTCCTGTTGACTGCTCTGCACTAAGTGTTGAAGGACTGGATATTGTAATTCTGCTGTATTACCCAGCAAATGCTGTCACAGCTGCCAGTAACTTTGACATTACTGAaatcaaaaacatctgaatgGAAACAGAAATTCTTAAACAGTGGTCAACATTTCACAGGAGGAGCGCAGTTCACGACGAGCAACATGTGCCGTGGATCAGGAAGAGGTAGgactgaaaacatttctgtacaCCGATCAGTTTAATTTCTTCACATTGAAAAAGTTAAGTAAATTTCTAAAGATAATGTGTGcaagtgcatgtaaacacaaaagACACCTTATGGCTCTGCTGAATTATCAACTTAATGCAATAGaaggatttttgttttttaaagaaaagtcatataagaaaacattaaaacagtatTTCAAAGCTAAAAAGGCATGATGTTCTTAAAAGTGAATTAATCcacatatgttttgttttcatgtgcagATCTCATTCAGACAACAGTCAAGTCATTCCAGTCATCAACAGTGAACGACTACCATCCTAAGAGAGCTATTGATGGACGTACAGACACATGTGCCAAAACCAGACCTAACAGTCAAGATAACTCCGCCTGGTGGACAGTTCAGCTGTCGGGTGTCTACCAGATTTCTTGTGTCAGTATCTTCAGCAAAGACCAGACTGATACCAGCATGACCGGTGCTACTGTCCAAGTCCACATTGGGTCCCACAACAACAGAATCGACAGCAAAATGTAAGAGCTTCATGTTACTTTAAACAGCTTTACATTTTCAGGCTTCAGCATGTCCAGTTTATTTTTGAGAAAGGTTCTGCATGTAATGTCTCGATGATTGTTTAAAtcttcagttcagttttcagtgacATTGACAGTTTCACAGCTCCAGTAACGACAGATTTACGACTGATTTAAAGATAAATGACGCAGAATGAAACCTTAAATCTTTTTGATGTGGAACGAGGTGAATGGTGTTCACAGCTGGTACCATAtgctgtttatatatttatctgtGTGGTGGCAGCTTAGTTTCCTTGATAACTCTCAGGTGAAATCACAGGTGATTATGGGCGGAGACTGTTTCTGTGTCATGGTGTGTTTGATGCCCAGGTGACTTTGGGACTTTCTATCTTTGTCAGCTTCttcagagccaatcagagatTTCATCCCACAGAAGCATCACTCTTCATGTCCTGTCTGTTTATCTCTCTCATACTgtgttcatctttctctttctttcaggtgTACAGAGATCACACACTTCAAGCAAGGGCAGTGGAATGACTTCAAATGTACTGAACAAGTTTCAGGGCGCTACGTCACCGTGTTCTTACCAGGAACAAGCAATTTGATTCTGTGTGAAGTGAAGATCTACGGCAAGAAAAGAGGTACAATAAATGTTCTGATTCGGTCTCCATCAGTGAGTTGATGATGGTCgactcaaacattttcattacagtgaaaatgttttcatctcacCCTCTTCTTCTCTATTTCATCCTGCATTTTATCGTTTGaaacttaaaggagcactgCGTAATTTTTGAAGAAAATTCAGACTCAgaactttaaaatgtacaatattaatgaggtaatgataaaAATTGAAGTGaatataaacaagctgttctcagaggaaaataagatcctcAGAACTCTTGTTTGGTAGCtgggaaggtggcagggtccgccacttataagtgtgctgtcctttaaggtcagtctgTTTATTTGAGTTTTCAGGCGGATTACATCATATACAACTTTAAATCTTCTCTTCAAATCCCCCTTCTAGAAAGGCATTCATGGATTCTTAATATTATCAAGTGAATCGTTTCTGCATTGTTTTATTCTCTTACACAGGTCtcatcaaaacaacaaacagcatcacatcCCAGTCATCAAACTACACAGATGATGTCCCCTACTCTTCTGGAAGAGCTACTGATGGGAATGAGACAGCATGTGCAAATACCAACGATGAGCAGAAACCCTGGTGGAGAATTGACCTGCTGGGTGTCTACGACATTTCTTGTCTCAGCATCTACAACGTTAACAATTACAATACTGATATGACCGGTGCTCAGATCCACGTCGGGAACTCTCGTGAGAACAACGgcatcaacaacaaaatgtaaaaccttcatgttactttaaaaagCTTCACATTTTCAAGCTTCTGTACGTCCAGTATTTTTGTTCTGCATGTGATGTGTCCATGATCGACCTCAAGGGTTAGAACTGACAGAAATATACTGAATGCTGCAGAATTGAACCTTGAATATAACAGATGTGGTGAAACCTAACAAAAGGTTCAGGATTATGGGCAGAGACTGTTTCTGTGTCATGGTGTGTTTGATGCCCAGGTGACTGTGGGACTTTCTACCTTTGTCAGCTTCttcagagccaatcagagatTTCATCCCACAGAAGCATCACTCTTCAtgtcctgtctgtttctctctctcatactgtgttcatctttctctttctttcagctgtacaaacatcacaaacttcGAAGGAGGGCAGTGGAATGACTTCAAATGTACTGAACAAGTTTCAGGGCGCTACGTCACCGTGTTCTTACCAGGAACAAGGTCTTTGATTCTGTGTGAAGTGGAGATCTACGGCAAGAGAAAAGGTACAAGAAACGTTCTGatccacatgcacacattcagTAACTGATGGTAGAAAAAGGGATGAGTTCGGTGTCTCCATTACAGTAACATGTTGACAAGAAGTGTATTCATACAAAAGCAGAGAACAAAATGAGACTTTTCACaccaatgtttttttatttatttgtagcATCACCCTTTAAGCTGatcaaggagaagaagacatgGGAACATGCCCTGGAGTACTGCAGGGGGAACGACATGGACCTGGCTACCATCCTCGATGAAGACGACCAGACCCTGGCTGAGCTGGAGGCCCGGAGAGCCGACACTCCCTTCTTGTGGCTGGGCCTCCACTACACCTGCATCCTGGAGGTTTGGTTCTGGGTGGCTGATTATCGCTTGGAGTTCAACCGCTGGGCTGACGGGGAAAAAACAGGGGATTGTGACAGGAGTGCTGTCATGGAAAGATCTGAGGGCCATAAGTGGTTCAGCAAGTCTGACTACGATGAGTTTAATTTCATCTGTCAGAAGTTTTAGTTTTCTCGGCtcggtttttttttctgatttggaCGAGTGGCTCTGACGTGTACTGTAGGTGAGGGGGTTCAGGAATGTAGCAGAGAGGATTTCCACTCTCACCTGAGGCACAAACGTAGCTCACAACCAAACAGATATTATAGGACATGCATGCATGCGCTCTACATTAGATCTGTTAGAAGTTTTTAGTTGCTAATTTAAAAGGATATTCGTCGTTTGAATCTATATTTTGGTGATTAATCCTGATATGAAAATGTCCACTGATCAGAAAATTATGTGAGATGAAATGCAAAACTCCTCCATCCGTGTCACCTTTGCTGATataacacatttgcattttcagCAAACAATATGTATATTTGAATACAGACACTCACTGCACATGTTATTTCCTCTGTATGCATTCTGCCTATACTCACGTTAAGTTTTTAATAGGGGACACTGAAGACTGAATATACAAACGTATATTTGCTTTTGCGTGCCAATAATAGTCTAAATAAAAGTCGAGATGCATTTAAATCATTCagtctcttcttttttcttcttttaaatttcACTACCAGCCCAGTATGTCTATATCACACTGTGTACATTACAGACTGAGAGCTAAAACTGTCATCGGCATAAAAATCATGCATCCCATGTCATCAGTGTTTCATTCTGTGGTCCTGGTGAGTTttattcattatcattatttatttttttatactagATGAAGCAATTTACCTGTATTTTTGCTCATAGGCCGAATGTATGCAGCCTCATAATAAAATTTAACCCTCATGCAATTGATAAAATACCTAAttaagtgcaaaaaaaaaggttaaatgtCAAAAACTGACGTAAAAATGCTATTGCTATAACTATCAAAAATATGGAAgatttagaaataaataaaatgtggcACGATGTAAACAAACTGGTATCTAAGGGCGTtgaaaaattacattattatattGCATTTTAATGGCAGGTTTTGATATGGAACCTTTTTGTTTGTGGTCTTAGTACATTTTTTAT
The sequence above is drawn from the Sparus aurata chromosome 21, fSpaAur1.1, whole genome shotgun sequence genome and encodes:
- the LOC115573253 gene encoding uncharacterized protein LOC115573253, with product MLWRLLFIALIGGAQFTTSNMCRGSGRDLIQTTVKSFQSSTVNDYHPKRAIDGRTDTCAKTRPNSQDNSAWWTVQLSGVYQISCVSIFSKDQTDTSMTGATVQVHIGSHNNRIDSKMCTEITHFKQGQWNDFKCTEQVSGRYVTVFLPGTSNLILCEVKIYGKKRGLIKTTNSITSQSSNYTDDVPYSSGRATDGNETACANTNDEQKPWWRIDLLGVYDISCLSIYNVNNYNTDMTGAQIHVGNSRENNGINNKICTNITNFEGGQWNDFKCTEQVSGRYVTVFLPGTRSLILCEVEIYGKRKASPFKLIKEKKTWEHALEYCRGNDMDLATILDEDDQTLAELEARRADTPFLWLGLHYTCILEVWFWVADYRLEFNRWADGEKTGDCDRSAVMERSEGHKWFSKSDYDEFNFICQKF